The genomic DNA TTTCGTGGTAAAAAAGTTATCAAATATGCGCTCCTGAATCTCTAGGGGAATGCCGGGCCCGTTGTCGCTAATCCGAATTGCTGCCCAGCTAGCACTCTCAATCTCTAAGGTTTCTGTAATAATCTCGATCTTAGGCTGCCAATTTTCGCTGCATTCTGCCTTTAATTCTTGCTCAGATGCGTGTTCTGCTAGAGCGTCGAGGGCGTTGACAAGCAAGTTCATAAATACTTGGCTCAATTGACCTGAGTAACAGTTAATCGGGGGCAGAAACCCGTACTCTTTCACCACTTTTACCGCATTTCTGAGGCGGCTTTTCAGGATCAGAAGTGTGGTATCGATACATTCATGAATGTTAGCTTCTCGGCGTTTTGTTTCGTCCATGTGAGAGAAGTTGTGCAGTCCATTGACAACTTTAAGAAGTTGCTCTGAACCAATTTGGATTCCTTCTAAAGTTAAAGGCAAGTCTTCTTTTAACCATTCAAATTCTATCTCTTCTTTAACTGTCTCTATTTTTGCAGGTGGCTCGGCTATTTCTTCTTCGTAAGCTGATAACAACTGCATCAAACTCTCAAAATAGGAAATTAAAAAGCTTAAGTTGCCCCAAATACAGTTAAGCGGATTCCTGATTTCGTGAGCCACGCCAGCTACCATCCGCCCTAAATTCGCCATTTTTTCAGTTTGGATAATTTTAGCTTGAGTTTGTTTCTGGAGCAGCAGACTTGTCAATTCGTGAATTTTTGACTGAGCGACAAGTAA from Kamptonema formosum PCC 6407 includes the following:
- a CDS encoding sensor histidine kinase, giving the protein MRALDELGSELLVLPIPEVGTRNLSLESTLQDLPLYDFQIEFTQSAKELAQAFEAHPLLPGVILTEQSHFAGMISRRFFFEKISRRYGIEMFFKRPIEILYRFSSHDILILPGNTLIVEATQQSLQRVADLLYDPIVVEIAPQNYRILDIHQLLVAQSKIHELTSLLLQKQTQAKIIQTEKMANLGRMVAGVAHEIRNPLNCIWGNLSFLISYFESLMQLLSAYEEEIAEPPAKIETVKEEIEFEWLKEDLPLTLEGIQIGSEQLLKVVNGLHNFSHMDETKRREANIHECIDTTLLILKSRLRNAVKVVKEYGFLPPINCYSGQLSQVFMNLLVNALDALAEHASEQELKAECSENWQPKIEIITETLEIESASWAAIRISDNGPGIPLEIQERIFDNFFTTKPMGKGSGLGLAISHQIVTEKHRGRLNLRSQPGKGTEFEILLPVV